The proteins below come from a single Fusobacterium sp. genomic window:
- a CDS encoding tetratricopeptide repeat protein yields MKKIFFLLGILLLSGCSGAGKREKNLIQNDHAFIKGVNLYHKGKKKEALKEYEQIYKNDSKNLMVMKEMAIVNCELGNKEAAIYYLEKAYEIAPNDESVIKNLANVYYRDKQFEKAEKYLNMFFKNSNDNDILKLRGYIAYAKNDYEKSYNYLKEVQEEKYDMRLYHTIKNNLIKLDKKENLYSLLNKKYDNYSNERDYIILYCDSLSTIFNEKDSATKILLRYISEYGGDDELFLILSTLYLENGEEKKALNSFKLISNNYKYKPEYIELKKSLNRNSIEN; encoded by the coding sequence ATGAAAAAAATATTTTTTTTATTAGGAATATTACTTTTGAGTGGATGCTCTGGAGCTGGTAAAAGAGAAAAAAATCTTATTCAAAATGATCATGCTTTTATAAAGGGAGTAAATCTTTATCATAAGGGGAAGAAAAAGGAAGCTTTAAAAGAGTATGAGCAAATATATAAAAATGATTCAAAAAATCTTATGGTAATGAAAGAGATGGCAATAGTGAATTGTGAACTTGGCAATAAAGAAGCAGCTATTTATTATTTAGAAAAAGCTTATGAGATAGCCCCAAATGATGAAAGTGTTATAAAAAATTTGGCTAATGTCTATTATAGAGATAAACAGTTTGAAAAAGCAGAAAAATATCTTAATATGTTTTTTAAAAATTCAAATGATAATGATATTTTGAAACTTAGAGGATATATAGCTTATGCAAAAAATGACTATGAAAAATCATATAATTATCTAAAAGAAGTACAGGAAGAAAAATATGATATGAGATTGTATCATACAATTAAGAATAATCTCATAAAATTGGATAAAAAAGAAAATTTATATTCTTTATTGAATAAAAAATATGATAATTATAGTAATGAAAGAGACTATATAATTTTATATTGTGATTCTTTATCAACTATATTCAATGAAAAAGATTCAGCAACAAAGATATTGTTAAGATATATATCAGAATATGGTGGAGATGATGAGCTTTTTTTAATACTTTCAACTTTGTATTTAGAAAATGGAGAGGAAAAAAAAGCACTTAATTCATTTAAATTAATTTCAAATAATTATAAATATAAACCAGAATATATAGAACTTAAAAAAAGTTTAAATAGAAATAGCATAGAGAATTAA
- a CDS encoding DUF502 domain-containing protein, giving the protein MTKHIKSYFYAGLFSLLPLVLTLYIFNWIMSLVMIVLNDSFVTKVIKEIILNLVGEEDYLFYFQVLTYVLSLVTMIVFICFVGLTLKMVFFAKIAKKAKVFLAKIPFINQIYSTISQITDVITSDRSKTYQKVVAIEYPRKGIYSIGFLTSESNPTVEKAVGIERMYNIFIPTSPNPTSGMFIVINAKDVKILDIKVDDAVKLIISGGVILPEKHLEEKNEEQEQITVE; this is encoded by the coding sequence ATGACTAAACATATAAAAAGTTATTTTTATGCAGGATTATTTTCTCTTCTCCCATTAGTACTGACATTATATATCTTTAACTGGATAATGAGTTTAGTAATGATAGTTTTAAATGATTCTTTTGTTACAAAAGTAATAAAAGAAATTATATTAAATTTGGTAGGAGAGGAAGATTATTTATTTTATTTCCAAGTATTAACATATGTATTATCATTAGTTACAATGATTGTATTCATTTGTTTTGTAGGTCTTACATTAAAAATGGTATTTTTTGCAAAAATAGCTAAAAAAGCAAAGGTTTTTTTAGCTAAAATACCATTTATAAATCAGATATATTCTACAATAAGCCAAATAACAGATGTTATTACTTCTGATAGGTCAAAAACTTATCAAAAAGTAGTAGCAATAGAATATCCTAGAAAAGGAATCTATAGTATAGGATTTTTAACATCTGAAAGCAATCCAACTGTAGAAAAAGCAGTAGGAATAGAAAGAATGTATAATATTTTTATTCCAACTTCACCTAATCCAACTTCTGGGATGTTTATAGTTATAAATGCAAAAGATGTAAAAATATTAGATATAAAAGTTGATGATGCAGTTAAATTAATAATATCTGGGGGAGTTATTCTGCCAGAAAAACATTTAGAAGAAAAAAATGAAGAACAGGAGCAGATAACAGTAGAATGA
- a CDS encoding adenine phosphoribosyltransferase → MDLKKYVATVLDFPKKGIVFRDITPLMNDGEAYKEATEQIVNFAKEHNIDVVVGPEARGFIFGCPVSYALGIGFVPVRKPGKLPREVVEYSYDLEYGSNVLCIHKDSIKPGQRILIIDDLLATGGTIEAVIELVESLGGIVAGLAFLIELEELKGMEKLKNYPTLTLMKY, encoded by the coding sequence ATGGACTTGAAAAAATATGTAGCAACTGTATTAGATTTTCCCAAAAAAGGAATTGTATTTAGAGATATAACTCCCTTAATGAATGATGGAGAAGCTTATAAAGAAGCTACTGAGCAAATAGTAAATTTTGCTAAAGAACATAATATAGATGTGGTAGTTGGGCCAGAAGCTAGAGGATTCATTTTTGGGTGTCCAGTCTCATATGCTTTAGGAATAGGATTTGTTCCAGTTAGGAAACCAGGAAAACTTCCAAGAGAAGTAGTGGAATATTCATATGATCTTGAATATGGATCAAATGTTTTATGTATCCATAAAGATTCTATCAAACCTGGACAGAGGATTTTAATAATAGATGATTTACTAGCAACAGGTGGAACAATAGAAGCAGTTATAGAACTAGTTGAATCTCTAGGAGGAATAGTTGCGGGACTAGCATTTTTAATTGAACTTGAAGAGTTGAAAGGAATGGAAAAACTTAAAAATTATCCTACTTTGACTTTGATGAAATATTAG
- a CDS encoding bifunctional (p)ppGpp synthetase/guanosine-3',5'-bis(diphosphate) 3'-pyrophosphohydrolase: MNYWEEIVNQINKNNLKVDLEKIKLALYFAEECHEGQYRKSGEDYIMHPVEVTKILIDMKMDTDTIVAGILHDIVEDTLITLADIKYNFGDTVATLVDGVTKLKSLPNGTKKQDENIRKMILAMAQNLRVIIIKLSDRLHNMRTLKYMKPEKQIAISQETLDIYAPLAHRLGIAKIKWELEDLCLRYLKPEEYEHIKSLIDSKRDERSKYVESFIKTIVKLLHDTGIKGNVKGRFKHFYSIYKKMYEKGKEFDDIYDLMGVRIIVDTEGECYNTLGVIHSHFKPVPGRFKDYIAVPKSNNYQSIHTTIVGPQGKFIEIQIRTEEMDRVAEEGIAAHWSYKEKTKVTKGDQVYGWLRNILELQNEAEDTQDFIKSVTEDIMNETVFVFSPKGDILELPQGSTPLDFAFAIHTQIGCKCVGAKVNGKIVTLDYKLQNGDRVEIITAKNSKGPAKDWLDIVVTHGAKSKIRKLLKEQIMDETIKNGRENLERELGKLGISLKEMEEDPIIKKHMEKNNISNLDDFYYHVGEKRSKIDVIIKKLRTRIEKERAISNINIDELIEKKKEKEKSTSDKNDFGIVIDGVNNTLIRFARCCTPLPGDEITGYVTKLTGITVHRKDCKNLKSMIEHDPSREIEVAWDKSLTEKKVNKYKFTFNVLVYDKPNILLELINTIANHKINLVSVNSNEINKNGEKLINIKLTIEISDKSEYKYLLNNIIKLKNVISVDR, encoded by the coding sequence ATGAACTATTGGGAAGAAATTGTAAATCAGATAAATAAGAATAATTTAAAAGTAGATCTAGAAAAAATCAAACTAGCTCTATATTTTGCTGAGGAATGTCATGAAGGACAATATAGAAAATCTGGAGAAGATTATATCATGCATCCTGTGGAAGTTACTAAAATTCTTATAGATATGAAAATGGATACAGATACTATTGTAGCAGGAATACTTCATGATATAGTTGAAGATACATTAATAACTTTAGCAGATATCAAGTATAATTTTGGAGATACAGTAGCAACACTTGTTGATGGAGTTACAAAACTAAAAAGCCTTCCTAATGGTACTAAAAAGCAAGATGAAAATATAAGAAAAATGATTCTTGCCATGGCACAAAATCTTAGAGTTATAATAATTAAACTTTCTGACAGACTTCATAATATGAGAACATTAAAATATATGAAACCTGAAAAACAGATTGCTATATCACAAGAGACTCTAGATATATATGCCCCTCTTGCTCATAGATTGGGAATAGCAAAAATAAAATGGGAACTTGAAGATTTATGTTTGCGTTATTTAAAACCAGAAGAATATGAACATATTAAGTCTTTAATAGATAGTAAAAGGGATGAAAGAAGCAAGTATGTAGAAAGCTTTATAAAAACTATAGTAAAACTTTTACATGATACAGGTATTAAAGGTAATGTTAAAGGAAGATTTAAACATTTTTATAGTATATATAAAAAAATGTATGAAAAAGGAAAAGAATTTGATGATATATACGATCTTATGGGAGTACGTATAATTGTAGACACAGAAGGTGAATGCTACAATACTCTTGGAGTTATACATAGTCATTTCAAACCTGTACCTGGAAGATTTAAAGATTATATAGCAGTACCAAAATCTAATAATTACCAATCCATACATACAACAATAGTTGGTCCACAGGGTAAATTCATTGAAATACAAATAAGAACAGAAGAAATGGATAGAGTAGCTGAAGAAGGAATAGCTGCTCATTGGAGTTATAAAGAAAAAACAAAAGTTACAAAAGGAGATCAGGTATATGGATGGCTTAGAAATATATTGGAACTTCAAAATGAAGCTGAAGATACACAGGACTTTATTAAAAGTGTAACTGAAGATATAATGAATGAAACAGTTTTTGTATTTTCACCCAAAGGAGATATACTGGAACTTCCACAAGGATCTACACCTTTGGATTTTGCTTTTGCAATACATACACAGATAGGATGTAAATGTGTGGGAGCTAAAGTTAATGGGAAGATAGTTACACTTGATTATAAATTGCAAAATGGAGATAGAGTAGAGATAATTACTGCTAAAAATTCAAAAGGACCTGCAAAAGATTGGTTGGATATAGTAGTTACTCATGGAGCAAAAAGTAAAATTAGAAAACTCCTTAAAGAACAGATAATGGATGAAACAATAAAGAATGGTAGAGAAAATCTTGAGAGAGAATTAGGAAAATTAGGAATATCTCTGAAAGAGATGGAAGAGGACCCTATCATTAAAAAACATATGGAAAAGAATAATATTAGTAATCTAGATGATTTTTATTACCATGTGGGAGAAAAGAGAAGTAAAATAGATGTTATTATAAAAAAACTTAGAACACGAATAGAAAAAGAGAGAGCTATTTCAAATATCAATATTGATGAGCTTATAGAAAAGAAAAAAGAGAAAGAAAAAAGTACTTCTGATAAAAATGATTTTGGAATAGTCATTGATGGAGTGAATAATACTCTTATAAGATTTGCAAGATGTTGTACACCTCTGCCTGGAGATGAAATAACAGGTTATGTGACTAAACTTACAGGAATAACAGTTCATCGCAAAGATTGTAAAAACTTAAAAAGTATGATAGAACATGACCCTTCTAGAGAAATAGAAGTAGCATGGGATAAATCTCTGACAGAAAAAAAAGTAAATAAATATAAATTTACATTTAATGTTCTTGTTTATGACAAACCTAACATACTTTTAGAGCTCATCAATACAATAGC